The following are encoded together in the Streptomyces sp. NBC_01465 genome:
- a CDS encoding GTP-binding protein encodes MDSRSSDTIPGPRKEDVLPDTATAAVKIVIVGGFGVGKTTMVRSVSEIRPLTTEETMTKAGVGVDDNRGVENKTATTVAMDFGRISISEQLVLYLFGTPGQERFWFLWNGLFEGALGAVVLVDTRRLEVSFDVIGRLEERGVPFVVAINTFPDAPRHPLESLRTALDLPPEVPIVDCDARRRDSSRDTLMTLMRYLHSLAMQRA; translated from the coding sequence ATGGACTCCAGAAGCTCTGACACGATCCCGGGCCCCCGGAAGGAGGACGTGCTCCCGGACACGGCCACCGCCGCGGTCAAGATCGTGATCGTCGGCGGGTTCGGGGTGGGCAAGACGACCATGGTGCGCTCGGTCAGCGAGATCCGTCCGCTGACGACCGAGGAGACCATGACCAAGGCCGGGGTCGGCGTGGACGACAACCGCGGCGTGGAGAACAAGACCGCCACCACGGTGGCGATGGACTTCGGCCGCATCAGCATCAGCGAACAACTGGTGCTCTATCTCTTCGGCACACCCGGCCAGGAACGCTTCTGGTTCCTCTGGAACGGCCTCTTCGAGGGTGCCCTCGGCGCCGTCGTCCTGGTCGACACCCGCCGCCTCGAAGTCAGCTTCGACGTCATCGGGCGCCTGGAGGAGCGCGGGGTGCCGTTCGTCGTCGCCATCAACACCTTCCCCGACGCGCCGCGCCACCCGCTGGAGAGCCTGCGCACCGCACTCGACCTGCCCCCCGAGGTCCCGATAGTCGACTGCGACGCCCGCCGGCGCGACTCCAGCCGCGACACCCTCATGACGCTGATGCGCTATCTGCACTCCCTGGCCATGCAGCGGGCCTGA
- a CDS encoding DUF742 domain-containing protein, whose product MSDDDPRRQRRQRRKPVKAQQDPERLYVITGGPDGGERAALDLVTIVVARAKPTPTVQPEQAAIVRLCTSPLSVAEVSAYLSLPFSVVTALLTDLLAAELVESRAPIVRAALPDRALLEAVMHGLQKL is encoded by the coding sequence ATGAGCGACGACGACCCCCGTCGACAACGCAGGCAACGCCGGAAGCCGGTCAAGGCCCAACAGGACCCGGAACGGCTGTACGTGATCACCGGCGGACCGGACGGCGGCGAGCGTGCCGCGCTCGATCTGGTCACCATCGTCGTCGCCCGGGCCAAACCCACCCCGACCGTCCAGCCGGAACAGGCCGCGATCGTCAGGCTCTGCACGTCACCCCTGTCGGTGGCCGAGGTCTCGGCCTATCTGAGCCTGCCGTTCAGCGTGGTGACCGCGCTGCTGACCGATCTCCTCGCGGCCGAACTGGTCGAGTCGCGCGCGCCCATCGTCCGCGCCGCGCTCCCCGACCGGGCCCTTCTCGAAGCGGTGATGCATGGACTCCAGAAGCTCTGA
- a CDS encoding NAD(P)/FAD-dependent oxidoreductase: MSNRLTCDVVVVGAGMVGAACAFYATRAGLCVTVVDRGPVAGGTTGAGEGNLLVSDKEPGPELDLALYSGRLWKDVAAEPGLGEAVEFEPKGGLMVVSDPAGMRALEVFATGQRAHGVEAQSVAADALHELEPHLADGLGGGMYYPQDCQVMPTLAAAHLIRRSGASLHTGRAVTGVLRGADGRLTGVRTDGGDIHAPAVINAAGTWGGEFAALAGVHLPVLPRRGFVLVTEPLPAGVVRHKVYDADYVADVASDSASLQSSAVVESTAAGPVLIGATRERVGFDRTFSLPAARILAAQATALFPVLGKVRAMRSYLGFRPYLPDHLPAIGPDPRLPGLYHACGHEGAGIGLSLGTGQLIAQSLTDKTPDLDLAPFGPDRFPAEEGQR, translated from the coding sequence GTGAGCAATCGACTGACCTGCGATGTTGTGGTCGTCGGGGCGGGAATGGTGGGTGCGGCCTGCGCCTTCTACGCCACCCGGGCCGGCCTGTGCGTGACCGTCGTCGACCGCGGTCCCGTGGCCGGCGGCACCACGGGGGCGGGCGAGGGGAATCTGCTGGTCTCCGACAAGGAGCCGGGGCCCGAGCTCGATCTCGCGCTGTACTCGGGCCGGCTGTGGAAGGACGTCGCGGCCGAACCCGGACTGGGCGAAGCCGTCGAGTTCGAGCCCAAGGGCGGCCTGATGGTCGTCTCCGACCCCGCCGGGATGCGCGCGCTGGAGGTCTTCGCGACCGGACAGCGCGCCCACGGCGTCGAGGCGCAGTCGGTCGCCGCGGACGCACTGCACGAGCTGGAGCCGCACCTCGCGGACGGGCTCGGCGGCGGCATGTACTACCCGCAGGACTGCCAGGTGATGCCCACCCTCGCCGCCGCCCACCTGATCCGCCGCTCCGGGGCCTCGCTTCACACGGGTCGGGCCGTCACGGGAGTACTGCGTGGCGCCGACGGCAGGTTGACGGGCGTACGCACCGACGGTGGCGACATCCACGCCCCGGCCGTCATCAACGCGGCGGGCACCTGGGGCGGCGAATTCGCCGCGCTCGCGGGCGTCCACCTGCCCGTGCTGCCGCGCCGAGGCTTCGTCCTGGTGACCGAACCGCTGCCCGCCGGGGTCGTGCGCCACAAGGTGTACGACGCCGACTACGTGGCCGATGTCGCCAGCGACTCGGCCTCGCTGCAGAGCTCGGCCGTGGTGGAGTCCACCGCGGCGGGACCGGTGCTGATCGGCGCGACGCGCGAACGGGTCGGATTCGACCGCACGTTCTCGCTGCCCGCGGCCCGCATCCTGGCGGCGCAGGCCACCGCGCTCTTCCCCGTACTGGGAAAGGTGCGGGCGATGCGCAGTTATCTGGGCTTCCGCCCGTACCTCCCCGATCACCTCCCGGCGATCGGCCCCGACCCCCGGCTGCCCGGGCTGTACCACGCCTGCGGACACGAGGGCGCGGGCATCGGACTGAGCCTGGGTACAGGGCAGTTGATCGCCCAGTCGCTCACGGACAAGACCCCGGACCTGGACCTCGCCCCGTTCGGGCCCGACCGCTTCCCCGCAGAGGAGGGCCAGAGGTGA
- a CDS encoding FAD-dependent oxidoreductase: protein MNSAEHQDLAVIGAGPAGVAAALAAADAGARVTILDSAPQAGGQFYRRPAAGLGARRPQALHHAWGTWQSLNARLRAHVEAGRVRHVTDRHVWFVERLETRFTVHALIGPEQTEPDTVTADAVVLATGGYEKVLPFPGWTLPGVVTAGGAQAMLKGGLVLPGRTAVVAGTGPLLMPVAAGLAAAGATIAAYIESADPKSLARHASTLVRNPAKLAEGAQYGAALARRRIPVRTRHTVVRAHGTGRLEAVTVAALDADGRIRPGTARRIPCDTLAVGHGMLPHTDLAQALDCTLDGVNVAVDDEQRTDVPGVWAAGEATGIGGAVLSRAEGEIAGLSVAARLLGAAPDPRVLSAAESVRTRLRAFFAAIDTVYAPPAHWAESVTDDTVVCRCEEVTAGEIREAVDGLGAGDLRTVKLLTRAGMGWCQGRVCAPGVAGVAGCPADTARRPFARPVPLDVLAQPGNPSRNEASHD from the coding sequence ATGAACTCCGCTGAGCACCAGGACCTCGCGGTGATCGGCGCGGGCCCGGCCGGGGTCGCCGCCGCCCTGGCGGCCGCGGACGCGGGCGCACGTGTGACGATCCTGGACTCCGCACCGCAGGCGGGCGGCCAGTTCTACCGCCGCCCCGCCGCCGGACTCGGCGCACGGCGCCCGCAGGCGCTGCACCACGCGTGGGGGACCTGGCAGTCACTGAACGCCCGCCTCCGGGCACATGTCGAGGCCGGCCGCGTACGGCATGTGACGGACCGTCATGTCTGGTTCGTGGAACGCCTGGAGACCCGCTTCACCGTGCACGCGCTCATCGGTCCCGAGCAGACCGAGCCCGACACCGTCACCGCCGACGCCGTGGTGCTCGCCACCGGCGGGTACGAGAAGGTCCTTCCGTTCCCCGGCTGGACGCTGCCCGGCGTCGTGACCGCGGGCGGCGCGCAGGCCATGCTCAAGGGCGGGCTCGTGCTCCCCGGGCGTACCGCTGTCGTCGCCGGGACCGGGCCGCTGCTGATGCCGGTCGCCGCCGGACTCGCCGCTGCGGGTGCCACCATCGCCGCGTACATCGAGTCCGCCGACCCCAAGTCCCTTGCGCGGCACGCCTCCACGCTCGTTCGGAACCCGGCGAAGCTCGCCGAGGGCGCACAGTACGGCGCCGCGCTCGCCCGCCGCCGCATCCCCGTGCGGACCCGCCACACCGTCGTACGGGCACACGGCACCGGCCGGCTCGAAGCCGTCACCGTCGCCGCCCTCGACGCGGACGGCCGCATCAGGCCCGGCACCGCGCGGCGCATCCCCTGCGACACCCTCGCCGTCGGCCACGGCATGCTGCCGCACACAGACCTGGCCCAGGCGCTCGACTGCACCCTCGACGGAGTGAACGTCGCCGTCGACGACGAGCAGCGCACCGACGTCCCCGGAGTCTGGGCGGCCGGCGAGGCCACCGGCATCGGGGGAGCGGTGCTCTCCCGCGCGGAGGGCGAGATCGCCGGACTCTCCGTCGCCGCACGGCTGTTGGGCGCCGCCCCCGACCCCCGCGTGCTGTCCGCCGCCGAGAGCGTCCGCACCCGGCTCCGTGCCTTCTTCGCCGCGATCGACACCGTGTACGCCCCGCCCGCGCACTGGGCCGAGTCCGTCACCGACGACACCGTGGTCTGCCGCTGCGAGGAGGTCACCGCAGGGGAGATCCGCGAGGCGGTCGACGGACTCGGCGCCGGAGATCTGCGTACGGTCAAACTCCTCACCCGCGCCGGAATGGGCTGGTGCCAGGGCCGAGTCTGCGCCCCCGGGGTCGCGGGTGTCGCGGGCTGCCCCGCGGACACCGCCCGACGGCCCTTCGCCCGCCCCGTACCGCTGGACGTACTCGCCCAGCCGGGCAACCCATCACGAAATGAGGCCTCGCATGACTGA
- a CDS encoding cytochrome P450 has translation MTTPYDFEPGQEPPPQCPAHGLGAGGLRRLYGAEAENDPMGVYEKLRAEHGPVAPVLIHGDVPAWLVLGHTENLYMTRTPSLFSRDSRRWARLHDGSIAPDNPLTPVFTWQPMCVFADGAEHERTRSAVTHAIDRIDTRGTRRFINRYSNRLVNDFCEQGRADLVGRFAEHLPMMVICQILGMPEEYNERLVQAARDMIKGTETAIASNAYVMAALMRLVSARRAAPENDFASRLIQHPAGLTDDEVGQHLRLTLIAAYETTANLIANVLRMVLTDPRFRAQLSGGHMTVPEAVEQTLWDEPPFTTILGRWATCDTELGGQQIKAGDALIVGIAPANVDPVVRPDPHASMMGNRAHMSFSGGAHECPGQDIGRAIAEVGVDALLMRLPDIELAVEEHELRWISALMSRHLVELPVKFQAQPPQDITMPPDPAASRRPVPEWEVTMDPQAGNGSAPVPPQAAPFEAPHQPQPAAYIPAQRRPSAPKRLWQSVSRWWRGY, from the coding sequence GTGACCACGCCTTACGACTTTGAACCCGGCCAGGAACCGCCCCCGCAGTGCCCCGCGCACGGACTCGGCGCCGGCGGACTGCGCAGGCTGTACGGGGCCGAGGCCGAGAACGACCCCATGGGTGTCTACGAGAAGCTGCGCGCCGAGCACGGCCCCGTCGCCCCCGTACTCATCCACGGCGACGTCCCCGCCTGGCTGGTGCTCGGTCACACCGAGAACCTCTACATGACGCGTACGCCCTCGCTCTTCTCCCGCGACTCCCGCCGCTGGGCCCGCCTGCACGACGGCTCGATCGCCCCCGACAACCCGCTCACCCCGGTCTTCACCTGGCAGCCCATGTGCGTCTTCGCCGACGGTGCCGAGCACGAGCGCACCCGCAGCGCCGTCACCCACGCCATCGACCGGATCGACACCCGGGGCACCCGCCGCTTCATCAACCGCTACAGCAACCGGCTCGTCAACGACTTCTGCGAGCAGGGCCGCGCCGACCTCGTCGGCCGGTTCGCCGAGCACCTGCCGATGATGGTGATCTGCCAGATCCTCGGCATGCCGGAGGAGTACAACGAGCGCCTCGTGCAGGCCGCCCGCGACATGATCAAGGGCACCGAGACCGCGATCGCCTCCAACGCCTATGTGATGGCCGCGCTGATGCGCCTGGTCTCCGCGCGCCGTGCCGCCCCGGAGAACGACTTCGCCAGCCGACTCATCCAGCACCCGGCCGGACTCACCGACGACGAGGTCGGCCAGCACCTGCGCCTCACCCTCATCGCCGCGTACGAGACGACGGCGAACCTCATCGCCAATGTGCTGCGCATGGTCCTCACCGACCCCCGCTTCCGCGCCCAGCTCAGCGGCGGCCACATGACCGTTCCCGAGGCGGTGGAGCAGACCCTGTGGGACGAGCCGCCGTTCACGACGATCCTCGGCCGCTGGGCGACCTGCGACACCGAACTGGGCGGCCAGCAGATCAAGGCCGGTGACGCGCTGATCGTCGGGATCGCCCCGGCCAACGTCGACCCGGTCGTACGCCCCGACCCGCACGCCTCGATGATGGGCAACCGCGCCCATATGTCGTTCAGCGGCGGCGCGCACGAATGTCCTGGGCAGGACATCGGACGCGCCATCGCCGAAGTCGGCGTCGACGCCCTGCTGATGCGCCTCCCGGACATCGAACTGGCCGTGGAGGAACATGAGTTGCGCTGGATCAGCGCACTCATGTCGCGCCATCTGGTCGAACTCCCGGTGAAGTTCCAGGCGCAGCCGCCGCAGGACATCACCATGCCGCCCGACCCGGCGGCCTCCCGGCGGCCGGTGCCGGAGTGGGAGGTCACCATGGATCCGCAGGCGGGGAACGGATCCGCGCCGGTGCCGCCGCAGGCCGCGCCCTTCGAGGCGCCGCACCAGCCGCAGCCCGCGGCGTACATCCCCGCCCAGCGCAGGCCCTCCGCGCCCAAGCGGCTGTGGCAGTCCGTCTCCCGCTGGTGGCGCGGCTACTGA
- a CDS encoding roadblock/LC7 domain-containing protein: MIQQLGSMDWMLKDLADNVPGVHQIVVLSADGLRIARHGGDPDGADRLAAACAGLQSLAAAVATEIPDSDGRMRLVVIEITGGYFYLMAVSTGSYLAVLTDEHVDAGLVGAAMRDMVVRIGAHLASPPRHDGKAG; the protein is encoded by the coding sequence GTGATTCAGCAACTGGGCAGCATGGACTGGATGCTCAAGGACCTCGCCGACAACGTTCCGGGCGTCCACCAGATCGTGGTCCTCTCGGCGGACGGACTGCGCATCGCCCGGCACGGCGGCGACCCGGACGGGGCCGACCGGCTCGCCGCCGCCTGCGCCGGGCTCCAGTCGCTGGCCGCCGCGGTCGCCACCGAGATTCCCGACAGCGACGGACGGATGAGACTCGTCGTCATCGAGATCACCGGTGGCTACTTCTACTTGATGGCGGTCTCCACCGGCTCGTACCTCGCGGTCCTCACCGACGAGCACGTGGACGCCGGCCTGGTGGGGGCCGCGATGCGCGACATGGTCGTACGGATCGGGGCGCATCTGGCGAGTCCGCCGCGCCATGACGGGAAGGCGGGATGA
- a CDS encoding dihydrodipicolinate synthase family protein has protein sequence MTETTHPWHGVLVATALPLRDDLSVDFEAYAEHCRWLIANGCDGVVPNGSLGEYQVLTDEERIRVVETAVAAVGGARVMPGVAAYGSAEARRWAEQARDAGCASVMLLPPNAYRADERSVLAHYAEVAQAGIDIVAYNNPHDTKVDLTPALLARLHAAGHIRAVKEFSGDVRRIYEIAELAPGLDVLIGADDVLLELAIAGAKGWVSGYPNALPRSTVELYKAATAGDLTTALPLYRQLHALHRWDSKVEFVQAIKLSMDIVGRHGGPVRPPRVPLLPEQEKAIRAATEKAVAEGLS, from the coding sequence ATGACTGAGACGACCCACCCCTGGCACGGCGTCCTCGTCGCCACCGCCCTCCCTCTCCGCGACGACCTGAGCGTCGACTTCGAGGCCTACGCCGAGCACTGCCGCTGGCTGATCGCGAACGGCTGCGACGGCGTCGTCCCCAACGGCTCCCTCGGCGAGTACCAGGTCCTCACCGACGAGGAGCGCATCCGGGTCGTCGAGACCGCCGTGGCTGCCGTCGGCGGTGCACGCGTGATGCCCGGAGTCGCCGCCTACGGATCCGCCGAGGCCCGCCGCTGGGCCGAGCAGGCGCGCGACGCGGGCTGCGCGTCCGTGATGCTGCTCCCGCCGAACGCGTACCGCGCCGACGAGCGCTCCGTCCTCGCGCACTACGCCGAGGTCGCGCAGGCGGGCATCGACATCGTCGCGTACAACAACCCGCACGACACCAAGGTCGACCTGACCCCCGCCCTGCTCGCCCGGCTCCACGCGGCCGGACACATCCGCGCCGTCAAAGAGTTCTCCGGAGACGTCCGCCGCATCTACGAGATCGCCGAACTCGCCCCCGGCCTCGATGTGTTGATCGGCGCCGACGACGTCCTCCTGGAACTCGCCATAGCCGGAGCCAAGGGCTGGGTCTCCGGCTACCCCAACGCCCTCCCGCGCTCCACCGTCGAGCTCTACAAGGCGGCCACGGCAGGCGACCTCACCACCGCGCTCCCGCTCTACCGGCAGCTGCACGCGCTCCACCGCTGGGACTCCAAGGTCGAGTTCGTCCAGGCCATCAAGCTCTCCATGGACATCGTCGGCCGCCACGGCGGCCCGGTCCGCCCGCCACGCGTCCCGCTCCTGCCCGAGCAGGAGAAGGCGATCCGCGCCGCCACCGAGAAGGCCGTCGCGGAGGGGCTCAGCTGA
- a CDS encoding (2Fe-2S)-binding protein, translated as MSDRRTPLDLVRAEPGPAYTATFDGREIQVLPGQTVAAALWSAGVTSWRTTRRTGEPRGVFCGIGVCFDCLVTVNGRPNQRACLVPAEPGDAITTQEGTGHDELR; from the coding sequence GTGAGCGACCGTCGTACCCCTCTCGACCTGGTACGGGCCGAACCCGGACCCGCGTACACCGCCACCTTCGACGGCCGCGAGATCCAGGTGCTGCCCGGCCAGACGGTCGCGGCCGCCCTCTGGTCCGCAGGTGTCACGTCCTGGCGCACCACCCGGAGGACCGGCGAGCCGCGCGGAGTCTTCTGCGGAATCGGCGTCTGCTTCGACTGCCTGGTGACGGTCAACGGCCGCCCCAACCAACGGGCTTGCCTCGTCCCGGCGGAGCCCGGCGACGCCATCACCACACAGGAAGGGACCGGCCACGATGAACTCCGCTGA
- a CDS encoding proline racemase family protein — translation MRSKLVLHAVDSHTEGMPTRVITGGVGVIPGATMMERRNHFIEHMDELRTFLMYEPRGHASMSGAILQPPTRPDADFGVLYIEVSGLLPMCGHGTIGVATVLVETGMVPVVEPVTTIRLDTPAGLVVAEVAVEDGAARSVIIRNVPSFSVALDRKAVLPDGRTVTYDLAYGGNFYAILPLDQFGIPFTRDRKDEILAAGLTLMDAINLDEEPVHPEDPSIRGVHHVALLAPGSDAVRSRHAMAIHPGWFDRSPCGTGTSARMAQLHARGELALDTDFVNESFIGTSFTGRLTGTTEVAGLPAVHPSITGRAWVTGTAQYLLDPTDPFPAGFLL, via the coding sequence ATGCGCAGCAAACTCGTCCTGCACGCCGTCGACTCGCACACCGAGGGCATGCCCACCCGGGTGATCACCGGCGGCGTAGGGGTGATCCCCGGCGCCACCATGATGGAACGGCGCAACCACTTCATCGAGCACATGGACGAACTGCGCACCTTCCTGATGTACGAACCGCGCGGCCACGCCTCGATGAGCGGCGCGATCCTCCAGCCGCCGACCCGCCCCGACGCGGACTTCGGCGTCCTCTACATCGAGGTCTCCGGTCTCCTGCCGATGTGCGGCCACGGCACCATCGGCGTCGCGACCGTCCTCGTGGAGACCGGAATGGTCCCGGTCGTCGAACCGGTCACCACCATCCGCCTCGACACCCCGGCCGGGCTCGTCGTCGCCGAGGTCGCCGTCGAGGACGGCGCCGCGCGCTCCGTCATCATCCGCAACGTCCCCTCCTTCTCCGTCGCCCTCGACCGCAAGGCCGTCCTCCCCGACGGGCGCACCGTCACCTACGACCTGGCGTACGGAGGGAACTTCTACGCGATCCTCCCGCTCGACCAGTTCGGCATCCCCTTCACCCGCGACCGCAAGGACGAGATCCTCGCCGCGGGCCTGACCCTGATGGACGCCATCAACCTGGACGAGGAGCCCGTCCACCCCGAGGACCCCTCCATCCGCGGCGTCCACCACGTCGCCCTGCTCGCCCCCGGGTCGGACGCCGTCCGCTCGCGCCATGCGATGGCCATCCACCCCGGCTGGTTCGACCGCTCCCCCTGCGGTACGGGCACGAGCGCACGCATGGCGCAGCTGCACGCCCGAGGCGAACTCGCCCTGGACACCGACTTCGTCAACGAGTCCTTCATCGGGACCTCCTTCACGGGCCGCCTCACCGGCACCACCGAGGTGGCAGGCCTGCCCGCGGTCCACCCGAGCATCACCGGCCGTGCCTGGGTGACCGGCACCGCGCAGTACCTGCTGGACCCCACCGACCCGTTCCCGGCCGGATTCCTTCTCTGA
- a CDS encoding aminopeptidase P family protein has translation MRKDWADTELHDLDPVEQAPYAAARRAALSARFPGERLLIPAGRLKVRSNDSDYPFRPYSGYVHLTGDQGVDGLLVLEPRAGGGHDAYCFQLPRSSREDGSFWLGASTAELWVGRRHSLAEQEARLGMPVHDVQEAAAELAALPEAPTRIIRGHDGRLEAAVTTDPERDAELEEALSELRLVKDAWEIGEMRKACDATTHGFTDVVKELAHAVATSERWLEGTFFRRARVEGNDVGYGSICAAGEHATIMHWIRNDGPVRPGELLLLDAGVETDTLYTADVTRTLPVSGTFTPLQRKIYDAVYDSQQAGIDAVVPGGHYRDFHEASQRLLAERLVEWGLLEGPAERVYELNLQRRFTMAGTGHMLGLDVHDCAQARNEAYVDCVLEPGMVLTVEPGLYFQADDLSVPAEYRGIGVRIEDDILVTEDGNENLSGALPRRSEEVEAWMAGLQGTPITP, from the coding sequence ATGCGCAAGGACTGGGCCGATACGGAGCTCCACGACCTCGACCCCGTCGAGCAGGCCCCGTACGCCGCCGCCCGCCGCGCCGCCCTCTCCGCCCGCTTCCCCGGCGAGCGCCTGCTGATCCCGGCCGGCCGGCTCAAGGTCCGCTCCAACGACAGCGACTACCCCTTCCGCCCCTACAGCGGTTACGTCCACCTCACCGGCGACCAGGGCGTCGACGGCCTCCTCGTCCTGGAGCCCAGGGCCGGCGGCGGCCACGACGCGTACTGCTTCCAGCTCCCCCGCTCCTCCCGCGAGGACGGCTCCTTCTGGCTGGGCGCCTCCACCGCCGAACTCTGGGTCGGCCGCCGCCACTCCCTCGCCGAGCAGGAGGCCCGCCTCGGCATGCCCGTGCACGACGTACAGGAAGCCGCGGCCGAGCTGGCCGCGCTCCCCGAGGCGCCGACCCGCATCATCCGCGGCCACGACGGCCGGCTCGAGGCCGCGGTCACCACCGACCCCGAGCGCGACGCCGAGCTGGAGGAGGCGCTCTCCGAGCTCCGCCTCGTCAAGGACGCCTGGGAAATCGGCGAGATGCGCAAGGCGTGCGACGCGACGACCCACGGATTCACCGATGTCGTCAAGGAGTTGGCGCACGCGGTCGCCACCTCCGAGCGCTGGCTCGAAGGCACCTTCTTCCGCCGCGCCCGCGTCGAGGGCAACGACGTCGGCTACGGCTCGATCTGCGCGGCAGGCGAGCACGCCACGATCATGCACTGGATCCGCAACGACGGCCCGGTCCGCCCGGGCGAACTCCTGCTGCTCGACGCGGGCGTGGAGACCGACACCCTCTACACCGCCGACGTCACCCGCACCCTCCCCGTCTCCGGCACCTTCACCCCGCTCCAGCGCAAGATCTACGACGCGGTGTACGACTCCCAGCAGGCCGGGATCGACGCCGTGGTCCCCGGCGGCCACTACCGGGACTTCCACGAGGCCTCCCAGCGCCTCCTCGCCGAGCGCCTGGTCGAGTGGGGCCTCCTCGAAGGCCCCGCGGAGCGCGTGTACGAACTGAACCTGCAGCGCCGCTTCACGATGGCCGGGACCGGACACATGCTCGGCCTGGACGTCCACGACTGCGCCCAGGCCCGCAACGAGGCCTATGTGGACTGCGTCCTGGAACCGGGCATGGTCCTCACCGTCGAGCCCGGCCTCTACTTCCAGGCCGACGACCTCTCCGTTCCCGCCGAGTACCGGGGCATCGGCGTGCGCATCGAGGACGACATCCTGGTGACCGAGGACGGCAACGAGAACCTGTCGGGCGCGCTGCCGCGCCGGTCCGAAGAGGTCGAGGCATGGATGGCCGGTCTGCAGGGGACTCCCATCACCCCCTGA